From the genome of Gammaproteobacteria bacterium:
AAGCGAATGAATATCGATTGTGATTTTTTAAAATGAATATGTTAACAGTCAATCTCGGGCATTGTTCATATCCTGTTTACATAAGTCATTCTATTTTTACTCAAAAAGAATTTTGGAAGCCATTTATTTCTGGCTCGCAAGTTTGCATTGTAACTAATGAAACTATAGCGCCTTTGTATTTATCTCAGCTCACTTCGGTTTTTTCGGATTATTTTTGCAGCACTGTTATATTACCCGATGGTGAAATCCATAAACAACTCGATGGCAGCGTACAAATTATTGATGCGCTCGTGTCGGATCGACATCGCCGCAATACTACCTTAATTGCATTGGGGGGTGGCGTTATTGGCGATATCACGGGTTTTGCTGCGGCGTGTTATCAACGCGGTGTCGGGTTTATTCAACTGCCGACTACTTTATTGGCGCAGGTGGATGCCGCTATTGGCGGAAAAGTGGGCCTTAATTATCGCGCAATGAAAAATTTTATTGGCACGTTTTACCAGCCTAATGCGGTGGTTATTGATACTGTTTTTTTGGCTACATTACCCGAGAGAGAGTTTCGTGCAGGATTAGCCGAAGTGATTAAGTATGGATTAATTCAAGACAAGATTTTCTTTGATTATTTGTGCCAAAATATTGACGCCATATTGCGGCGATCTCCGGATTTTCTTTCCTATGTGATTGAAGTGAGTTGCCGTATAAAAACTTGTTTTGTTGAACAAGATGAATATGATAAGCATGGGCGACGTGCATTACTCAATTTTGGCCATACGTTTGGTCATGCATTAGAAAGCGTGATGAATTATACGATATTACACGGTGAAGCGGTGGCTTGGGGAATGTGTAAAGCGTGTCAATTATCTCAACGTTTAGGTTATTTGTCGCACGAAGAAGTTGTTCAAGTAAGAAATTTACTTGAGCAGTGTAATTTGCTTGTTTCTACCCCAGCTGGAGTTGCAGCAGAGTTGCTGATAACGTCTATGCAGACAGATAAAAAAAATAGTGATGATAACGTTACACTGATATTGCTAAAAAGTCTTGGTGAGGCATTTATGACTGATACAGTTTCTCCGCAGATGATTAGAGCGGTTTTGGAGGGCGGCTGTAGTGGTTGACATTATTATTGTGACGTATTTTTCTGCAAAACAAATTCGAGATTGTGTAGAATCTTTAGCGATGCAAACGATTTTTTCACAATGCCGTATCTGGATTGTAGATAACGCAAGTAAAGATGAAACGCTAGCAGTATGTGAAAAATTGATCGCACCGAATATTACTTTAATTCCATTGCAAACCAATATTGGCTTTGGTCGGGCGGTAAATGAAGCGGCGAAATATGCCGCTGGTGAATTTATTTATTTACTGAATCCTGATGCAATATTAAAAACAAAAGATGATTTAGCTAAATTAATTGAATTTGCAAATGCGCATCCTTCTGCAGGGGTAATCGGTAGTCGTGTTGTTGAGCCAACAGGTAAAGAAATCATGCCGCGGCGAGATTATCCAAAAGAGAAGAAAATGTCGACATCACTGGGTAATCTTCCTGGAGATATTGCTTGGGTAATTGGGGCAAGTTTATTAATTCGAACGACTGTATTTAATCAAGTGCAAGGATTTGATCCAGATTTTTTTCTTTATGGTGAAGAGGTCGATTTATGTCTGCGAGTAAGAAAACAAGGTTTTGAAATTGCCTGGGACGCTGATGTGACAGTGGGGCATATTGGCAGTGCCAGCGCAGATCAATTGCCAAGCTATCAGAAAAAAGTTTTAAAAATGAAAGGATTGTATTTGTTTTTGCAAAAACATTATCCCAGCAATGAGGTCAGCCGCGTCATGCGGCGCGATGCGCGACGAGCGCTTTTTCGCTATTGTATGACTCGATTTTCTTCACCTAAAAAGGCAGAGGGTTATCGTGCGGAGAGGGACGTGGCAAAGCAAGTATTGTCTCAGGCGACGGTTCCTTGATATAAAATATTGTCTGCTTTCGCACGTTTGTAATGGTTCTCGGTTGTGTTCGGTGTTGCAAAGGGCAGTTTATTCATTAATACCAGCACATGTGACGGATAATACGGCAGCACATTACCCGTGAGGTCAATAATATTGCCTGGCAGAATGAATAAATCACTGGCTGCCCAATGATTAATAGTATTCGTGATCGCAATGGCATGTTGTTGGTAGCCATCTGCTTCACAGTCTAGCGATAAACTTTGATAGTCGGTCATGCTTAAAAGAATCGCGTCAGGGTTGAGCTTTGTTTCAACGTTATCGTGTGTATTGGTTATGATGCTGCAGTGTGCGTTAGGGACCAGCATGTAAGATTCGCTATTGACGATAGCAATATTAATGATTTTTTCTTTTATAAAAGCATCTTTAGGGTCAAAATGCTGGCATGCGCTTAATAGGCTTAAGCTGAGCAATCCAATCGCTGTAAGTATTATGCGCATCTTCGGTTTCTCTTTATATTACAATTTTATTTTTTTATCATAACAAAGACTATTTTGAATTAGTAGCTATGAGTTGGCGAAGTTGATGTTGATGTTGATGTTGATGTTGATGTTGATGTTGATGTTGATGTTGATGTTGGAGTCGGTGAAGATAACCCCCTAAAAAATGCCCATGAGTTTCTTTTTGGTGGCGCTGGAGAAGATGATCTTGAGTCGGCTGACGAAGTTGAACCTGAGCCTGAGCCTGAGCCTGAACTAAGTCTGCTGATAGATTCTTCTGTTGTTTTGACTAATGTACCTTCATAGATTGCCTCTATATAATAAACTTTGTTGGGATCTTTTGTGTTACTGCTGGCAACAGCTAACAATGGATTTGAGCTATCTTGCGGATTGGTGTCGATTTTAAGTGTGCTTTTTATGTAAGTGTTCAAAGGCTCTGTTTCTGGCTGACTAGCTAGTTTCACAAGAGTGCCATATTTAGCAAGTAAATCTTTGGTCATACGAGAGTACGCATAAGTTTTTTGTTGTATCCATTTCGGGCAGCGCGTATCTTCGAGTATAGCGTTGTGAAAACGCGTCACAGATTCTTTGTATAACTCTGGGTGACATTCATCTTTTTTTACTAAAAATAAAAACTTATTTTTTTCTTCAAGGTAATGACGGAAAAAAGCATCTCTCTCAGTGAGAATAAGAAAGTATTCTGGAGAAGTATAAGTATCTAGTCGTTTAAATTTCTCAAGATTTTCTGGCTCATTCATGAAGAGGTTATCTATGTCATCTCCAGCATCCAGTGTTATTTTTATCATGCCGTTGTATGGTTTTTCTGCATTAACTGGCGCTGTGACTATCGTAGATGCTGATTTCAATACAGACTTATAAATCGATTCAATATAATTATCAGCATCTTCTATAAATTTTTCACTAAAAATTCTATTTTGCAATAAATTAA
Proteins encoded in this window:
- the aroB gene encoding 3-dehydroquinate synthase, with protein sequence MNMLTVNLGHCSYPVYISHSIFTQKEFWKPFISGSQVCIVTNETIAPLYLSQLTSVFSDYFCSTVILPDGEIHKQLDGSVQIIDALVSDRHRRNTTLIALGGGVIGDITGFAAACYQRGVGFIQLPTTLLAQVDAAIGGKVGLNYRAMKNFIGTFYQPNAVVIDTVFLATLPEREFRAGLAEVIKYGLIQDKIFFDYLCQNIDAILRRSPDFLSYVIEVSCRIKTCFVEQDEYDKHGRRALLNFGHTFGHALESVMNYTILHGEAVAWGMCKACQLSQRLGYLSHEEVVQVRNLLEQCNLLVSTPAGVAAELLITSMQTDKKNSDDNVTLILLKSLGEAFMTDTVSPQMIRAVLEGGCSG
- a CDS encoding glycosyltransferase family 2 protein; this encodes MVDIIIVTYFSAKQIRDCVESLAMQTIFSQCRIWIVDNASKDETLAVCEKLIAPNITLIPLQTNIGFGRAVNEAAKYAAGEFIYLLNPDAILKTKDDLAKLIEFANAHPSAGVIGSRVVEPTGKEIMPRRDYPKEKKMSTSLGNLPGDIAWVIGASLLIRTTVFNQVQGFDPDFFLYGEEVDLCLRVRKQGFEIAWDADVTVGHIGSASADQLPSYQKKVLKMKGLYLFLQKHYPSNEVSRVMRRDARRALFRYCMTRFSSPKKAEGYRAERDVAKQVLSQATVP